The Daucus carota subsp. sativus chromosome 9, DH1 v3.0, whole genome shotgun sequence genome window below encodes:
- the LOC108201231 gene encoding dof zinc finger protein DOF4.4, protein MSNPNSEMEEMMKPPQNLKCPRCDSEETKFCYFNNSKSSQPRYRCKNCNRFWTHGGKLRDIPSNAAERRAERARDSFISTISSPPTVTYAAAEIDRARPLYLTRPRPNQPRLEFVRTDINSLSITKSHAAPKYVQVQKYHVQPNLSVFQASYGQGVPDRHYMGGSTSDPSRSSSGAWFSY, encoded by the coding sequence ATGTCCAACCCCAATTCAGAGATGGAGGAAATGATGAAGCCACCCCAAAACCTCAAGTGTCCCCGATGTGATTCAGAGGAGACAAAGTTTTGCTACTTTAACAACAGTAAGTCATCTCAGCCTCGTTATCGATGTAAGAACTGCAACAGATTCTGGACCCATGGTGGGAAACTTAGAGACATCCCGTCCAATGCGGCAGAGAGGAGGGCGGAACGTGCTCGGGATTCTTTCATCTCCACTATCTCATCTCCCCCAACAGTGACATATGCTGCTGCTGAGATTGATAGGGCTAGGCCCCTATACCTGACTCGCCCGCGACCTAATCAGCCTCGGCTTGAATTTGTCCGAACGGACATAAACAGCTTGTCGATTACAAAATCTCATGCGGCCCCAAAATATGTGCAGGTCCAGAAGTATCATGTTCAGCCAAACCTAAGTGTTTTTCAAGCTAGTTATGGTCAAGGCGTCCCCGACCGTCATTACATGGGCGGTTCAACTAGCGATCCTTCTAGGTCGTCTTCTGGTGCTTGGTTTTCTTATTAA